Proteins encoded within one genomic window of Cellulomonas xiejunii:
- a CDS encoding siderophore-interacting protein, which yields MSITGRTALPLVAPRRPAPVLGEVVRTQRLTPHLARVVLGGPGLRPLADPVCADSYVKLGFLPDGALDGCPLTDDGRVDLAALRAGLPEGVQVRQRAYTIRAWDPATREMTLDFVVHGDEGLAGPWAAAAAPGDRVLVHGPGGAWDPSPDVDVHLLVGDASALPAVAVGLERLPRDAVGAAFVEVHGPDDEIALDAPAGVTVTWLHHGDAPAGSTLPEAVRAWPTPAGRIGAFVHGEAGAVKELRAHLRTHGVARADLSISGYWRLGADDESWRASKKAWNAQIEAAEAAAGLD from the coding sequence ATGAGCATCACCGGCCGGACCGCCCTGCCCCTCGTGGCCCCGCGACGCCCCGCACCGGTGCTGGGTGAGGTGGTGCGGACGCAGCGCCTGACGCCGCACCTCGCGCGCGTCGTGCTCGGCGGCCCGGGACTGCGACCGCTGGCCGACCCGGTCTGCGCCGACTCGTACGTCAAGCTCGGCTTCCTCCCCGACGGCGCGCTCGACGGCTGCCCGCTGACGGACGACGGCCGCGTCGACCTCGCGGCGCTGCGCGCCGGTCTCCCCGAGGGCGTCCAGGTGCGCCAGCGCGCGTACACGATCCGCGCGTGGGACCCGGCGACCCGTGAGATGACCCTCGACTTCGTCGTGCACGGCGACGAGGGCCTCGCCGGGCCGTGGGCGGCGGCCGCGGCGCCCGGCGACCGCGTGCTGGTCCACGGGCCCGGCGGCGCGTGGGACCCGAGCCCGGACGTCGACGTGCACCTGCTCGTCGGTGATGCCAGCGCCCTGCCCGCGGTCGCGGTCGGTCTGGAGCGCCTGCCCCGTGACGCCGTCGGTGCCGCGTTCGTCGAGGTGCACGGCCCCGACGACGAGATCGCGCTCGACGCACCCGCCGGCGTCACGGTCACCTGGCTGCACCACGGCGACGCCCCCGCGGGGTCCACGCTCCCCGAGGCCGTCCGCGCCTGGCCGACCCCCGCGGGACGCATCGGGGCCTTCGTCCACGGCGAGGCCGGCGCGGTCAAGGAGCTGCGCGCGCACCTGCGCACGCACGGCGTCGCCCGCGCGGACCTGTCCATCTCCGGGTACTGGCGCCTCGGCGCCGACGACGAGAGCTGGCGCGCGAGCAAGAAGGCGTGGAACGCGCAGATCGAGGCCGCGGAGGCGGCCGCGGGGCTGGACTGA
- a CDS encoding ABC transporter permease subunit: MSTATTPRTASAPSASVPTAARVTPWHVLRSEWIKLWTLRSTYWTVALTVAVLVLLAWAMAFSFSLAPEGTYPGADGSAGIVYMLLGPGQIFGSLVLIVLAALTVTGEYTTGQVRSTFAAVPRRLPVLWAKGLVVALVSFATAAVGTALSLLLAGALEPAMRPDWADPEMLRVVVGTPLYIMTLALLGFAVGALLRNSAAAIATTIGFVLIIESVLNLIPWKALEYVRPFLPSSAGVRVATPQEMLDMTDSMATVAVSLSPWAGYAVLVGWVAVILLAAAVRLRTRDV, from the coding sequence ATGAGCACCGCGACCACCCCCCGCACCGCGTCCGCGCCGTCGGCGTCCGTTCCGACCGCCGCGCGTGTCACGCCGTGGCACGTGCTGCGGTCCGAGTGGATCAAGCTCTGGACCCTGCGCTCGACGTACTGGACCGTCGCCCTGACGGTCGCCGTGCTGGTGCTGCTGGCCTGGGCGATGGCGTTCTCGTTCAGCCTCGCTCCCGAGGGGACCTACCCGGGCGCCGACGGCAGCGCCGGGATCGTCTACATGCTCCTGGGACCGGGGCAGATCTTCGGCTCGCTCGTCCTCATCGTGCTCGCGGCACTCACCGTGACGGGTGAGTACACCACCGGACAGGTGCGCTCGACCTTCGCGGCCGTGCCCCGCAGGCTGCCCGTGCTGTGGGCCAAGGGCCTCGTCGTCGCGCTCGTGTCGTTCGCGACCGCGGCGGTCGGCACCGCGCTGTCGCTGCTGCTCGCGGGGGCTCTCGAGCCCGCCATGCGTCCCGACTGGGCGGACCCCGAGATGCTGCGCGTCGTCGTCGGAACGCCGCTGTACATCATGACGCTCGCGCTGCTCGGGTTCGCGGTCGGGGCACTGCTGCGCAACTCGGCGGCGGCCATCGCGACCACGATCGGCTTCGTGCTCATCATCGAGAGCGTCCTCAACCTGATCCCGTGGAAGGCGCTGGAGTACGTGCGGCCCTTCCTGCCGTCGTCCGCCGGCGTCCGTGTGGCAACGCCGCAGGAGATGCTCGACATGACCGACAGCATGGCCACCGTGGCCGTCAGCCTGAGCCCGTGGGCCGGGTACGCGGTCCTGGTCGGCTGGGTCGCCGTCATCCTGCTCGCGGCCGCAGTGCGGCTGCGCACGCGCGACGTCTGA
- a CDS encoding DUF3592 domain-containing protein: MASRRRSSFATWVNGRGPSTFITLVVATVAGLAAWQVHTDAEAISSRGLRATGVVVDVWYSKTLHVEVRYAPHDGPEVVAEVVTAGGTPSVGDQVPVLYDPLAPEDRVVDARLGADGTGAWVGGSIGALCLVLAALTWTRRIDWERVRRWHEG; this comes from the coding sequence GTGGCGAGCCGGCGCCGCTCGTCCTTCGCGACCTGGGTCAACGGGCGGGGACCGTCGACCTTCATCACGCTCGTCGTGGCGACGGTCGCCGGCCTGGCGGCCTGGCAGGTGCACACCGACGCCGAGGCGATCAGCAGCCGCGGCCTGCGCGCGACGGGCGTCGTCGTGGACGTCTGGTACTCCAAGACGCTGCACGTCGAGGTCCGCTACGCGCCGCACGACGGACCCGAGGTCGTCGCCGAGGTCGTGACCGCGGGCGGGACCCCGTCGGTCGGTGACCAGGTGCCGGTGCTGTACGACCCCCTGGCCCCCGAGGACCGCGTCGTCGACGCCCGCCTGGGCGCCGACGGGACGGGCGCCTGGGTCGGTGGGTCGATCGGCGCCCTGTGCCTGGTCCTCGCGGCCCTCACGTGGACGCGGCGCATCGACTGGGAGCGGGTGCGCCGCTGGCACGAGGGGTAG
- a CDS encoding Bax inhibitor-1/YccA family protein, whose translation MTNPVFNNSPVFGDPRQQRRGGQQTATQGPAWGTPGAQVADAATLEQMYDAPPATTRETGRLTYDDVIVKTGGLLALLVVVAAATWVVAPGLWIVGAIVGLVLGLVNAFKKNPSPVLITLYTVAQGVFVGGISAYYEAAFNGLVGQAVLATLSVFAVSLFLFRSGKVRVTPKFQRAVLIGMAGYLLYSLVNFGLVLFGVGEGYGPLRSGFLGVVVGLVAVGLAAASLIMDFDSIKRGVDQGVPAKFAWSAAFGLIVTLVWLYLELLRLLAILRGD comes from the coding sequence ATGACCAACCCCGTCTTCAACAACAGTCCCGTCTTCGGTGACCCGCGCCAGCAGCGCCGCGGCGGTCAGCAGACCGCCACCCAGGGCCCCGCGTGGGGCACGCCCGGCGCGCAGGTCGCGGACGCCGCGACGCTCGAGCAGATGTACGACGCGCCCCCCGCGACGACGCGCGAGACCGGACGCCTCACCTACGACGACGTCATCGTCAAGACCGGCGGGCTCCTCGCGCTGCTCGTCGTCGTGGCCGCCGCCACGTGGGTGGTCGCGCCCGGCCTGTGGATCGTGGGCGCGATCGTCGGCCTGGTGCTCGGCCTGGTCAACGCGTTCAAGAAGAACCCGAGCCCGGTGCTCATCACGCTCTACACGGTCGCGCAGGGCGTCTTCGTCGGTGGGATCAGCGCGTACTACGAGGCCGCGTTCAACGGCCTCGTGGGGCAGGCCGTGCTGGCGACGCTCTCGGTGTTCGCGGTCTCGCTGTTCCTGTTCCGCTCCGGCAAGGTCCGCGTCACGCCGAAGTTCCAGCGCGCCGTGCTCATCGGGATGGCCGGGTACCTCCTGTACTCGCTGGTCAACTTCGGTCTCGTGCTCTTCGGTGTCGGCGAGGGCTACGGCCCGCTGCGCTCCGGCTTCCTGGGCGTCGTCGTCGGTCTCGTGGCCGTCGGTCTGGCCGCGGCCAGCCTGATCATGGACTTCGACTCGATCAAGCGCGGCGTGGACCAGGGCGTGCCCGCGAAGTTCGCGTGGTCGGCCGCGTTCGGCCTCATCGTGACGCTCGTGTGGCTGTACCTCGAGCTGCTGCGGCTGCTCGCCATCCTGCGCGGCGACTGA
- a CDS encoding efflux RND transporter permease subunit, protein MSRLARLSLANRSVVALVTVAIAVFGWFSLGSLKQELIPSLQIPTAVVVAVDPGSSPELVEQQLTEPIEQAVSAVADVESVTSTSSTSVSTTTVELTYGVDVDARAQDIQQAVDRIRSALPEGVDPMVVTGSIDDLPVVQLAVAGTPDDVREGEDPQAALARVVEDVVVPRLEQVDGVREVAVTGVAEQAVTITLDLPALTAAGLSPAAVQTILQDNGVVLPTGTVDEGDLTLSVQAGSPITSVDDLRALPLLGSATGQAVNLGDVAEVVVAPVPAASLSRLDGEPALAVSLTKTPAGNTVDVSHGAQDAVDELRDQLGGDVDIAVVFDQAPFIEESIEGLATEGGLGLLFAVVVILLFLGSIRSTLVSAISIPLSLLVTFIGLQVAGYSLNILTLGAMTIAIGRVVDDSIVVIENIKRHLSYGEGKRDAIVTAVREVAGAITASTIATAAVFVPIGLVGGMVGELFRPFAFTTAIALVASLLVSLTIVPVLAYWFVKADVVEGAGAQEVRAAAEAKERRSWMQRSYLATLRGAIAHPVVTLLAALVVFAGTLGLATRLETNFLGDAGQNTLTVTETFPPATSLEAQDAAAQEIEEVLLGVEGVQTVQTTVGSAGGIEAVFGGGGAPRASFALTLTDDSDNTAVADDVREAVADLSGSDGHGDVVVAGADAAFGSSTVDVVVQADDPDELEQLAAQVRDVVADVEGTTDVTNDLSADQPTVRVTVDREAAAAAGLTETAVVGTVAGLMSPQPIGTVDLGAGPVDVTVVTVPAPASVAEVEQLVLPTATGIVPLTSVASVEEVEVPVSTTRIDGKRAATISATPADQDLGGLTERMRTALEDVDVPAGASVEIGGVAADQEDAFADLGLALLVALAIVYVVMVATFRSLLQPLILMVSVPFAATGALLGLLLTGTPLGVPALIGVLMLIGVVVTNAIVLVDLVNQYRERGRGIDDAVTEGSRKRLRPILMTAAATIFALVPMAFGLTGGGVFISQPLAIVVIGGLFTSTLLTLVLVPVLYTLVERRRERGAARRQARRDAKASPDVAA, encoded by the coding sequence GTGTCCCGCCTCGCCCGGCTCTCGCTGGCCAACCGCTCGGTCGTCGCGCTCGTGACGGTCGCGATCGCGGTCTTCGGCTGGTTCAGCCTCGGCTCCCTCAAGCAGGAGCTCATCCCGTCGCTGCAGATCCCCACGGCGGTCGTCGTTGCGGTCGACCCGGGTTCCTCGCCGGAGCTCGTCGAGCAGCAGCTCACCGAACCCATCGAGCAGGCGGTCTCCGCCGTCGCGGACGTCGAGTCCGTGACCTCCACGTCCTCCACGTCGGTCTCGACGACGACGGTCGAGCTGACCTACGGCGTCGACGTCGACGCGCGGGCCCAGGACATCCAGCAGGCCGTCGACCGCATCCGCTCGGCGCTGCCCGAGGGCGTCGACCCGATGGTCGTGACCGGGTCGATCGACGACCTGCCCGTCGTGCAGCTCGCGGTCGCCGGGACCCCCGACGACGTGCGCGAGGGCGAGGACCCGCAGGCCGCGCTGGCCCGGGTCGTCGAGGACGTCGTGGTGCCGCGCCTGGAGCAGGTCGACGGCGTCCGGGAGGTCGCCGTCACGGGCGTGGCCGAGCAGGCGGTCACGATCACCCTCGACCTGCCCGCCCTCACCGCGGCGGGCCTGTCGCCGGCGGCGGTGCAGACGATCCTGCAGGACAACGGGGTCGTGCTGCCCACCGGCACGGTCGACGAGGGCGACCTCACCCTGTCCGTCCAGGCGGGCTCGCCGATCACCTCGGTGGACGACCTGCGTGCGCTCCCGCTGCTCGGCTCGGCGACCGGCCAGGCCGTCAACCTCGGCGACGTCGCCGAGGTGGTCGTCGCCCCCGTGCCTGCGGCGAGCCTGTCGCGGCTGGACGGCGAGCCGGCCCTGGCCGTCTCCCTCACCAAGACGCCCGCCGGCAACACCGTCGACGTGTCGCACGGCGCGCAGGACGCGGTGGACGAGCTGCGCGACCAGCTCGGTGGCGACGTCGACATCGCCGTGGTGTTCGACCAGGCCCCGTTCATCGAGGAGTCCATCGAGGGCCTGGCCACCGAGGGCGGCCTCGGCCTGCTGTTCGCGGTCGTCGTCATCCTGCTGTTCCTGGGCTCGATCCGCTCGACCCTGGTCTCGGCGATCTCGATCCCGCTGTCGCTGCTGGTGACGTTCATCGGCCTGCAGGTCGCCGGGTACTCGCTGAACATCCTCACGCTCGGCGCGATGACCATCGCGATCGGCCGCGTCGTCGACGACTCGATCGTCGTCATCGAGAACATCAAGCGGCACCTGTCGTACGGCGAGGGCAAGCGCGACGCGATCGTCACCGCGGTGCGCGAGGTGGCGGGCGCGATCACCGCCTCGACCATCGCGACCGCTGCGGTGTTCGTGCCCATCGGCCTGGTCGGCGGGATGGTCGGCGAGCTGTTCCGGCCGTTCGCCTTCACCACCGCGATCGCGCTGGTCGCGTCCCTGCTCGTGTCGCTGACGATCGTGCCCGTCCTGGCGTACTGGTTCGTCAAGGCGGACGTGGTCGAGGGGGCCGGTGCGCAGGAGGTGCGTGCCGCCGCGGAGGCCAAGGAGCGTCGTTCCTGGATGCAGCGGTCGTACCTGGCCACGCTGCGCGGCGCGATCGCCCACCCCGTGGTCACGCTGCTCGCGGCCCTCGTCGTCTTCGCCGGGACGCTCGGCCTGGCCACTCGCCTGGAGACCAACTTCCTGGGTGACGCCGGCCAGAACACCCTCACCGTCACCGAGACGTTCCCGCCGGCCACCTCGCTCGAGGCGCAGGATGCCGCGGCGCAGGAGATCGAGGAGGTCCTGCTGGGCGTCGAGGGCGTGCAGACCGTGCAGACCACGGTCGGCTCGGCCGGCGGCATCGAGGCGGTGTTCGGCGGCGGGGGGGCACCGCGTGCGTCCTTCGCGCTGACCCTCACGGACGACTCCGACAACACCGCGGTCGCCGACGACGTGCGCGAGGCCGTCGCCGACCTGTCGGGCAGCGACGGGCACGGCGACGTCGTCGTGGCGGGCGCCGACGCCGCGTTCGGGTCGTCGACCGTCGACGTCGTGGTGCAGGCCGACGACCCCGACGAGCTGGAGCAGCTCGCCGCGCAGGTGCGCGACGTCGTCGCCGACGTCGAGGGCACCACGGACGTCACCAACGACCTGTCCGCGGACCAGCCGACCGTGCGCGTCACGGTCGACCGCGAGGCCGCGGCAGCCGCCGGGCTGACCGAGACCGCGGTCGTGGGCACGGTCGCCGGCCTCATGAGCCCGCAGCCGATCGGCACGGTCGACCTCGGTGCCGGGCCCGTGGACGTCACCGTCGTGACGGTCCCCGCACCGGCGAGCGTGGCCGAGGTCGAGCAGCTCGTGCTGCCCACGGCCACCGGCATCGTCCCGCTGACGTCCGTCGCGAGCGTCGAGGAGGTCGAGGTGCCGGTCTCCACGACCCGCATCGACGGCAAGCGCGCGGCGACGATCTCGGCCACGCCGGCCGACCAGGACCTCGGCGGGCTCACGGAGCGGATGCGGACCGCGCTGGAGGACGTCGACGTGCCGGCCGGTGCGAGCGTCGAGATCGGCGGCGTCGCGGCCGACCAGGAGGACGCGTTCGCGGACCTCGGGCTCGCGCTGCTCGTCGCGCTCGCGATCGTCTACGTCGTGATGGTCGCGACGTTCCGGTCGCTGCTGCAGCCGCTGATCCTCATGGTGTCGGTGCCGTTCGCGGCGACCGGCGCCCTGCTCGGCCTGCTGCTCACCGGGACGCCGCTGGGCGTGCCCGCGCTGATCGGCGTGCTGATGCTCATCGGGGTCGTCGTGACGAACGCGATCGTGCTGGTCGACCTGGTCAACCAGTACCGCGAGCGCGGACGCGGGATCGACGACGCGGTGACCGAGGGGTCGCGCAAGCGGCTGCGGCCCATCCTCATGACGGCCGCGGCGACGATCTTCGCGCTCGTGCCCATGGCGTTCGGGCTCACCGGCGGTGGGGTGTTCATCTCGCAGCCGCTGGCGATCGTCGTCATCGGCGGCCTGTTCACCTCGACGCTGCTGACCCTGGTGCTCGTGCCGGTGCTCTACACGCTGGTCGAGCGGCGCCGGGAGCGGGGAGCGGCGCGACGCCAGGCGCGTCGGGACGCGAAGGCGTCACCCGACGTCGCCGCCTGA
- a CDS encoding hemolysin family protein, with protein MTVDIWADIGLVLLFVLVGGVFSGTELALVSLRESQLGQLEKQGHRGARVAAVARNPNRFLAAVQIGVTVAGFFSAAFGASTLASALAPVFESLGMASGTAEGVALVVLTLLIAYLSLVLGELVPKRIAMQQAARVSLWVGPPLDRFAALMTPVVWLLSKSTNGVVRLLGFDPAATGDQMSDEELRDLVRTHPHLPEDERRLIDDIFDAGDRSLVEVMRPRTDVTFLAASEPIARAAQLVGTLPYSRYPVTGEDFDDIVGFVHVRDLLAPVARAVREADVDPDTHGREGVVEAIIEVSATTVGDVVRPVVQLPGTNAVLPTLSTMRRTGAHIAVVVDEYGGTDGIVTLEDLLEELVGDIVDEYDHVPVRAVGDADVDAGLTLEDFADRTGVVLADGPYETVAGYVLARLGRMARPGDVVDVDTDPHDDADAPPVTRLRVRVVEGRRITAVRVEQETTEQASEQEASEQHAAHDEGRPGGS; from the coding sequence GTGACCGTCGACATCTGGGCCGACATCGGCCTCGTCCTGCTCTTCGTCCTGGTCGGTGGCGTGTTCTCGGGCACCGAGCTCGCACTGGTCTCGCTGCGCGAGTCGCAGCTCGGGCAGCTCGAGAAGCAGGGGCATCGCGGTGCGCGCGTCGCCGCCGTGGCGCGCAACCCCAACCGCTTCCTCGCCGCCGTGCAGATCGGTGTCACCGTGGCCGGGTTCTTCTCGGCAGCGTTCGGCGCCTCGACGCTCGCCTCGGCGCTCGCGCCGGTCTTCGAGTCGCTCGGGATGGCCTCCGGTACCGCTGAGGGTGTCGCGCTGGTGGTCCTCACGCTGCTCATCGCGTACCTGTCGCTCGTGCTGGGCGAGCTCGTGCCCAAGCGCATCGCGATGCAGCAGGCGGCGCGCGTGTCGCTGTGGGTCGGCCCGCCCCTCGACCGCTTCGCCGCCCTCATGACCCCCGTGGTGTGGCTGCTGTCCAAGTCCACCAACGGCGTCGTGCGGCTGCTCGGCTTCGACCCCGCGGCGACCGGCGACCAGATGAGCGACGAGGAGCTGCGCGACCTGGTGCGCACGCACCCCCACCTGCCCGAGGACGAGCGGCGCCTCATCGACGACATCTTCGACGCGGGCGACCGCTCGCTCGTCGAGGTCATGCGCCCGCGCACCGACGTCACGTTCCTCGCAGCGAGCGAGCCGATCGCGCGGGCCGCCCAGCTCGTCGGCACCCTGCCCTACTCGCGGTACCCGGTGACGGGGGAGGACTTCGACGACATCGTCGGGTTCGTGCACGTGCGTGACCTGCTGGCGCCCGTCGCGCGCGCGGTGCGGGAGGCGGACGTCGACCCGGACACCCACGGCCGCGAGGGCGTGGTGGAGGCGATCATCGAGGTCTCCGCGACCACGGTCGGCGACGTGGTCCGGCCGGTCGTGCAGCTGCCCGGCACCAACGCGGTGCTGCCGACGCTGTCCACCATGCGACGCACCGGCGCGCACATCGCCGTCGTCGTCGACGAGTACGGCGGGACCGACGGCATCGTCACGCTCGAGGACCTGCTCGAGGAGCTGGTCGGCGACATCGTCGACGAGTACGACCACGTCCCCGTCCGGGCCGTCGGGGACGCGGACGTCGACGCGGGGCTCACGCTCGAGGACTTCGCGGACCGCACCGGCGTCGTGCTGGCCGACGGGCCGTACGAGACGGTCGCGGGCTACGTCCTCGCGCGGCTGGGGCGCATGGCCCGCCCCGGCGACGTCGTGGACGTCGACACCGACCCGCACGACGACGCGGACGCCCCGCCCGTGACGCGCCTGCGCGTCCGGGTGGTCGAGGGCCGACGCATCACGGCGGTGCGCGTCGAGCAGGAGACCACCGAGCAGGCGTCCGAGCAAGAGGCATCAGAACAGCACGCCGCGCACGACGAGGGCCGGCCCGGCGGCTCCTGA
- a CDS encoding ABC transporter ATP-binding protein: MIEAHGLTKRYGSKTAVDGVDFTVRPGRVTGFLGPNGAGKSTTMRMIVGLDHPTAGTVTVQGQPYAKLRSPLTEVGALLEAKAVHPGRSARQHLRALAATHGIGDKRVDQVIELAGLGAVAKKRVKGFSLGMGQRLGIAAALLGDPHTLILDEPVNGLDPEGVAWVRGLAKHLASEGRTVFLSSHLMSEVAVTADDLLVIGRGRIVAQGPVDEVVSRATTTTVRVRSPHASELAAALSGPRATIDALEPGLLEVHGPTAEEIGELAAASNFVLHELTPVSGSLEQAYMSLTADSVEYHSGVPDDAASIPTAAGTTGPTSTEAHR; this comes from the coding sequence ATGATCGAGGCGCACGGACTGACCAAGAGGTACGGCAGCAAGACCGCGGTCGACGGCGTCGACTTCACGGTGCGGCCGGGACGCGTGACCGGCTTCCTCGGGCCCAACGGCGCGGGCAAGTCGACGACGATGCGCATGATCGTCGGCCTCGACCACCCGACCGCCGGCACCGTGACGGTGCAGGGCCAGCCCTACGCGAAGCTGCGCTCCCCGCTGACCGAGGTGGGCGCGCTCCTCGAGGCGAAGGCCGTCCACCCCGGACGCTCGGCGCGTCAGCACCTGCGGGCGCTCGCCGCGACGCACGGCATCGGCGACAAGCGCGTCGACCAGGTGATCGAGCTCGCCGGGCTGGGTGCCGTGGCGAAGAAGCGCGTCAAGGGCTTCTCGCTCGGCATGGGTCAGCGCCTGGGCATCGCCGCCGCGCTGCTCGGTGACCCCCACACGCTGATCCTCGACGAGCCCGTCAACGGCCTCGACCCCGAGGGCGTCGCGTGGGTGCGCGGCCTGGCCAAGCACCTGGCCTCCGAGGGGCGCACGGTCTTCCTGTCCTCGCACCTGATGAGCGAGGTCGCGGTGACGGCCGACGACCTGCTGGTCATCGGGCGCGGGCGGATCGTCGCCCAGGGCCCGGTGGACGAGGTCGTGTCGCGCGCCACCACCACGACGGTGCGCGTCCGCAGCCCGCACGCGAGCGAGCTCGCGGCGGCCCTGTCCGGCCCGCGCGCCACGATCGACGCGCTCGAGCCCGGGCTGCTGGAGGTGCACGGCCCCACCGCGGAAGAGATCGGGGAGCTCGCCGCCGCCTCGAACTTCGTGCTGCACGAGCTCACGCCGGTCAGCGGCTCGCTCGAGCAGGCCTACATGTCCCTGACGGCCGACTCGGTCGAGTACCACTCCGGTGTCCCGGACGACGCCGCGTCGATCCCCACCGCCGCCGGGACGACCGGCCCGACCAGCACGGAGGCGCACCGATGA
- a CDS encoding NAD(P)/FAD-dependent oxidoreductase, whose amino-acid sequence MPQSSASVDAARPQGALMPAPAGKPRKVPRVVVLGGGTVGLYSARRLRRRLGRRDAAIVVVDPRPYMTYAPFLPEAAAGSIDPRNVVAPHRRALKGVDVLQGHVTQIEHAQRRVQITPIEGDAYWVTYDHLVVGLGSVARTLPIPGLADVGIGFKNVEEAIALRNHVLGRIDVAASTWDPELRRKMLTFVFVGGGFAGVEALGEVEDMARYAVRKYGQIDADEMRFVLVEGSRRILPEVNEELGGYTLEQLRKRDIEIFLSTFLSSCVDGHIVLSDGTEFDAETVVWTAGVKANPVLQDSDLPLDKLGRVICNEYLQVTAEDGTVVADAWAAGDCAAVPDLYNPGQFCPPNAQHALREGNHIGDNLALVLRSAEPTIYKHRNVGAVASLGMYKGVAQMFGRIKVRGFLAWVLHRSYHVFAMPTFNRKLRIAAGWTGSVLLRREVVALGSLHDPRAEFRAASVPPKPKVEQTTQATAPTDGATAAPTLPPQKAEKDSPAAKDDAHQA is encoded by the coding sequence ATGCCTCAGTCGTCTGCCTCCGTCGATGCTGCCCGCCCGCAGGGCGCGCTCATGCCCGCCCCGGCCGGCAAGCCGCGCAAGGTGCCGCGGGTCGTCGTCCTCGGCGGCGGCACGGTCGGCCTGTACTCGGCACGGCGGCTGCGCCGCCGGCTCGGTCGACGCGACGCCGCGATCGTCGTTGTCGACCCGCGTCCCTACATGACGTACGCGCCGTTCCTCCCCGAGGCCGCGGCCGGGTCGATCGACCCCCGCAACGTCGTCGCGCCGCACCGCCGCGCGCTCAAGGGCGTCGACGTGCTGCAGGGCCACGTCACGCAGATCGAGCACGCGCAGCGCCGCGTCCAGATCACCCCCATCGAGGGCGACGCGTACTGGGTGACGTACGACCACCTCGTCGTCGGCCTGGGATCCGTCGCGCGCACGCTGCCGATCCCCGGGCTCGCCGACGTCGGTATCGGCTTCAAGAACGTCGAGGAGGCCATCGCGCTGCGCAACCACGTGCTGGGACGCATCGACGTCGCGGCGTCCACGTGGGACCCCGAGCTGCGCCGCAAGATGCTGACCTTCGTCTTCGTCGGCGGCGGCTTCGCCGGTGTCGAGGCGCTCGGTGAGGTCGAGGACATGGCCCGGTACGCCGTGCGCAAGTACGGGCAGATCGACGCGGACGAGATGCGCTTCGTCCTCGTCGAGGGCAGCCGCCGCATCCTGCCCGAGGTGAACGAGGAGCTCGGCGGCTACACGCTCGAGCAGCTGCGCAAGCGCGACATCGAGATCTTCCTGTCGACGTTCCTCAGCTCGTGCGTCGACGGGCACATCGTGCTGTCGGACGGCACCGAGTTCGACGCCGAGACGGTCGTGTGGACCGCGGGGGTCAAGGCCAACCCCGTCCTGCAGGACTCCGACCTGCCCCTGGACAAGCTCGGCCGTGTCATCTGCAACGAGTACCTGCAGGTCACGGCCGAGGACGGCACCGTCGTGGCCGACGCCTGGGCCGCCGGTGACTGCGCCGCCGTGCCCGACCTGTACAACCCGGGCCAGTTCTGCCCGCCGAACGCCCAGCACGCGCTGCGCGAGGGCAACCACATCGGCGACAACCTCGCGCTCGTGCTGCGCTCCGCGGAGCCGACGATCTACAAGCACCGCAACGTCGGTGCCGTCGCCTCGCTCGGCATGTACAAGGGCGTCGCGCAGATGTTCGGCAGGATCAAGGTGCGCGGGTTCCTCGCGTGGGTGCTGCACCGCTCGTACCACGTGTTCGCGATGCCGACCTTCAACCGCAAGCTGCGCATCGCCGCCGGCTGGACCGGCTCGGTGCTGCTGCGCCGCGAGGTCGTCGCCCTGGGCTCGCTGCACGACCCGCGCGCCGAGTTCCGCGCCGCGTCGGTGCCGCCCAAGCCCAAGGTTGAGCAGACGACGCAGGCCACGGCACCGACGGACGGGGCGACCGCTGCGCCGACGCTCCCGCCGCAGAAGGCCGAGAAGGACTCCCCGGCCGCGAAGGACGACGCCCACCAGGCCTGA
- a CDS encoding PLD nuclease N-terminal domain-containing protein: MLRFLPVIVEIALLVFCLIDCIQSDSDRVRNLSKGWWLVLIVVLPLAGGIAWLVAGRPQTPRAQVPWRSTETAGFPEYERPRRYGEDAAAEERRRAEERRSDELHEQMLREWEAQIRAREQATERDRPDA; encoded by the coding sequence GTGCTGCGCTTCCTGCCGGTGATCGTCGAGATCGCCCTGCTGGTGTTCTGCCTGATCGACTGCATCCAGTCCGACTCCGACCGCGTGCGCAACCTGTCGAAGGGCTGGTGGCTCGTCCTCATCGTCGTGCTGCCCCTCGCGGGCGGCATCGCCTGGCTCGTCGCCGGACGCCCCCAGACGCCGCGCGCGCAGGTCCCGTGGCGCTCGACCGAGACCGCCGGCTTCCCCGAGTACGAGCGTCCCCGCCGGTACGGCGAGGACGCCGCGGCCGAGGAGCGCCGCCGAGCCGAGGAGCGCCGGTCCGACGAGCTCCACGAGCAGATGCTGCGCGAGTGGGAGGCGCAGATCCGCGCCCGCGAGCAGGCCACGGAGCGCGACCGCCCGGACGCCTGA